The Usitatibacter rugosus genome segment GCCCGATGCCCGAGAGCTGCAGCAGCTGCGGAGAACCGATGGCGCCGGCGGCGAGGATCACGGCCTTCCGCGCGTTCGCGTGTTGGTCGCCGCCCTGCCCGTCCACCACGTAGTCGATGCCCTGAGCGCGCTTGTGCCCGTCCTTCACGAGGATGCGCACCTTCTTCGCGTGCGCCTTCTGCACCAGCGTGAGGTTCGATCGGCCCAGCGCGGGCCGCAGCCACGCCTTGGTCGCGCTCCAGCGCACGCCGCGCTTCTGGTTCATGTGGAAATAGGCGTTGCCGAAGTTGTCGCCGCGATTGAATTCCTCGATCTTCGGGATGCCGGTCTGCGCAGCCGCTTCACGCCACGCATCGAGGATGTCCCAACGCACGCGCGGCGGTTCGACGCGCAGCTCTCCGCCCGCGCCGTGGAATTCATTGGCGCCGGCGTAGTAGTCCTCCATCCCCTTGAAGAGCGGCAGCACCTCGTCCCACGACCAGCCCGGATTGCCGAGCGAGGCCCAGTAGTCGTAGTCGCTCTTCTGGCCGCGCATGTAGACCATCGCGTTGATCGAGGAGCAGCCGCCGAGGACCTTGCCGCGCGCGTAGCCGAGCTGGCGGCCGTTCAGTCCCGGATCGGGCGACGTCTTGAACATCCAGTCCGTTCGCGGATTGCCGATCGTGTAGAGGTAGCCGACCGGGATGTCGATCCAGTACCAATTGTCCTGGCCGCCCGCCTCGAGCAGCAGCACGCTCGACTTGCCGTCGGCGGTGAGCCGGTTGGCGAGCAGGCAGCCCGCGCTGCCGGCGCCGACGATGATGTAGTCGTAATCGGTCACGAGCCTACGGCCCGCTGCCGAAGCGCGACACGCTTCCCGGATTGGGCGGCGGGCCGCGTACGAACTGGAAGTAGCTCCAGTCGCCGGTGCGGATCGCGCGGACGATCTCGGCCGAGTATTCGCCGACAGTCTGGGACTGCGCCGGCGAATGCCCATGGAAGAAGTAGTAGTCGCGCAGGTTGTCGACCCCGCAGCGCCCTTCGAAGGCGCAGCCGTACGAGACCATGCGATTGTCCTGCCCGCATGAAGCGCCGAACTCGCACGAGGCAAGTTGCCACGCGTCGTAGAAGGTCCTCGCATCCACCGGCTGCTCGTTCGGGCCCGCGCGGATGTACATGTCGCCCATCGTGGAAGCCAGGACGGAAGCAACGGTCACCATGGCCGCGGGGTCGCCGGTGCGCGCGAGCTGCTGCAGCGATTCGAGCTGCGCGTCCGTGATCGTCGGCAGGTTGCCGGCGCCGGGGCCGGACGAGGGTTTGACCGTCGCCCAGATCTCGTTCGCGAGCTGCTGCGCCCGCGCCTTGGGATCGCCCGCGGCGGCCGCCTGCTCGCGTAGCGACTTGATCTCGGCCTCGGTAGTCGTGATGTCGCGAAGGTCGGCGCAACGATCCGTGCCGTTCGTCGTCTCGAACGCAGCGAGGCGGGCCTTGCGGTTCGGATCCTTCTCGGAGACCGAGGCCATGAACTTCGCCCTCGCTTCGTCCGAGCCCGGGTTCGGGCGGCGCGGGGTCTTTCGGTCCGTGACGTTCGCGCAGGCGGACAGGATCGTCGCGAGGTAGTGAAGTCCTTCGGGCGTCTGGCCTTCGGGCGTGCTCTTGAGCCGGTCGTAGATGGCCTTCCACGATTTCGGCAGCGCCATCTCGGTGGCGAGCGCCGAACGCCGCGACGCCTCGGCGGGTTTGGACGCGGATGCGGCCTGCGGACGGATCTGCAGCACGGTTTCCGGCGCAAACCCCCCGGCGGCGCTGGCCCGGACGTTGATGTTCGGCACCTTGGACGGCGTCGTATCCCGCCCGTCGCGCAGGAACATGGCCGCGCCGATCGCCACGGCCGCGATGCCGATGGCCACGAGTACACCCTTCATCGAGCCTCCCTCTTGAAAGAGCTAAGGATGCTAGCCGCGCTTGACACCCGCCCGCAAATGGGGCTTAGATAGAACAGACGGTCTTATTCGTCGCGCAATTAGAACAAATATTCCAAAGCCGTACCTGCTCGGGGAGAATCGCCATGTCATCGCTTCGCGCGTTGCTTCGCGTATCCGCGTTCGCCTGCCTGCTGTCCCTCCTCGGCGCGCCGTTCGCGTCGCAGGCCCAGGGCCCGGGGCTCCCGAACCTCACCTACACCACCGCCGAGCTCTTCAAGCCGCTCTCGACGATCCACAGCTTCGCCGGCACCGCCGAGCGCGGCCAGGGTGCGGTGGTAATGCACGACGGCTACATGCTCGTGATCTACGCGCCGGACTCGGGACGCGCAGGCGGCGGCTTCGCCTTCTACGACATCTCCAACCCGCGCTCGCCGGTGCTGGTGTCGAAGCGCGACGAATCGGCGATCCGCGAGCCGCACGGCTTCGGCTTCACCAACAGCCTGGGCGGCCACCATGCCGTGGTGCAGTCGATCCGCGGCGTGCAGTTCTGGGACTGGACCAACGTCTCCTCCCCGGTGCTGCTGAAGGACATGACGCTGCCCGGCATCCAGGAATCGGACTACGACCTGGGTGCGTGGTGGGCCTTCTGGCAGGCGCCTTACGTGTATGTCGGCGGATCGGGCAACGGCCTCTACGTCATCAACGCCAGCGACCCGCGCAACCCCACGCTGGTGCGCACCGTGCCCACCAGCACGTGGGGCAGCTTCCGCGTCGGCCCGACCTTCGCGGTCGGCAACCTGCTCGTGATGAGCAGCATGGACCGCAGCGGCCTGGTCACGATGGACATCAGCGACCCGTCCAATCCGACGCTGCTCCGCTCGGTGGCCACCGGCCCCGCGATCTACAGCGCGACCGTGAACGGCGACCGCATCATCGCCGCGGGCGGCGAAGGCTTCCTCTATATCTACGACATCAGCAACCCGACCTCGATCACCGAGATCCGCCACTCGGCCGACATGGGCGGCAAGGGCGGCTACGTCTCGATCCAGGACGGCTTCGCGCACGTCGGCGCCTCGAACAACTACGCGAAGGTGAACCTCTCCGACGCGTCGATCGCGGGCAAGGGCACCTCCAACATCGCGAGCCGGGACGAAGACTTCGCCACCGTGCTCGGCAACCTCGTCTTCATCGGCAACGACCACGGCAACGGCAGCGTGCTCGTGCCGCACCAGACGGCACGCGACACGACCGGCCCCTCGGTCAACATGGTTTCGCCCAAGAACAATTCGACGAACCAGGCGCGCACCAGCCGCGTGGGCATCACGCTCACCGATTCGGTGGACCTGCGCACCGTCACCAGCACCACGTTCATCGTGCGGCCCCTCGGCGGCGCGACACTGCCCGGCAAGTACAGCTCGCAGACCGGGATCGTGAATTTCTGGCCGGATGCGCAGCTCGCACCCGGCACGACCTACGAAGTGGTCGTCACCGCCGGCGGCATCAAGGATTGGGCCGGCAACGGCGTGCCGACGCAGTTCACGTCGCGCTTCACCACCGCCGGCACGGCCGGTGTGTCGTGCACCCTCGCCACGCGCACTCCGGCCCGCGTCGGCACCAGCGTCTCGTTCGCGCCGGGCACCGTCACCGGCACCGGAACGCTGCAGTACGCGTGGGATTTCGGCGACGGCTCGAGCACCCCCTTCTCCAGCTCGCCCAACGCAACGCATACCTACGCCACGCCCTTCCACTACGCGGCCAAGCTCACGGTGAGCAACGGATCGACGGGAAGCTGCTCGGCCAACCAGACGATCCACACGCAGCCCACGGCCATCCCGGCCCGCTCGACCAGCACGCTCGCGTTCGACGGGACGCGCAATCGCGTCTGGGCGGTGAACTCGGATACGAACACCGTCACCGCGATCAACACCACGAACAACACGAAAGCGCTGGAGCAAGCCGTCGGCCAGAACCCGCAGACCGTCGCGCAGGCACCGGACGGACGCATCTGGGTCGCGAACCAGGGCTCGGGGACGATCAGCATCCTCAATCCCGACACCGGCGCCGTGGCGCAGACCGTGACGCTCGCGCGTGGCTCGCGCCCGTTCGGCGTGCTCTTCAGCCCGGATAACGACGCGGCCTACGTGACGCTGCAGGGCACGGGCCAGCTCGTAGAATTGAACCCCACGACCGGCGCGGTGCTGGGCACGATCTCCGTGGGTCCGTGGCCGCGCTCGATGGCGATCACGGGTGACTCGACGCGGCTCCTGATCAGCCGCTTCATCTCGCCCGCGACGCGCGGCGAGGTGGTCGAGGTGAACACCACCACGCTCGCCGTCACCCGCACGTTCGCGCTGGCCGCGAGCACCAACACCGACACGGAATCCAACGGCCGCGGCATCCCGAACTACCTCGGGGCGCTCGCGATCCAGCCCGACGGCGCCCGCGCCTGGGTGCCATCCAAGAAGGACAACACCTTCCGCGGCGCCTTCCGCGACGGCCTGCCGCTCACGTTCGAATCCACCGTCCGCACGATCGTCTCGCAGCTCGACCTCGCGACGAATGCCGAGGTGGCCTCCGCGAGGATCGACATCAACGACCGCGACATGGCCAACGCCGTCGTCTTCAGCCCGATCGGCGACTACGCGTTCATCTCCACGCAGGGCACCAACCTCGTGGAAGTGGTCGACGCGTACAACCGGCAGATCGTCACCGGCCTGGTGAACGTGGGCCGCGCTCCGCGGGGCATGTTGCTGGCCAACGGCCGCCTCTACGTGCAGAACTTCATGTCGCGCAGCGTCACGGTCTACGACGTGAGCGGCATCCTCGCCTCGACGTCGAACAGCTACTCGCAGCTCGCCACCATCAACACCGTCGCCACCGAGACGCTCGCGGCCAACGTGCTGAACGGCAAGCGCATCTTCTACAACGCCGACGACGCGCGGATGAACAAGGACAAGTACATCTCGTGCGCGAGCTGCCACCAGGACGGCGGGCAGGACGGGCGCGTGATGGACTTCACCGACCGAGGCGAAGGCTTCCGCAACACGGTCGCCCTCACCGGCCGGCGCGGCACCGGCCAGGGCCGCGTGCACTGGACCGCGAACTTCGACGAGATCCAGGACTTCGAGCACGACATCCGCAACGCCTTCCTCGGCACCGGCTTCATGACGGACGCGCAGTTCAACACCGGCACGCGCAACACGCCGTTGGGTGACGCGAAGGCCGGCATCAGCACGGACCTCGACGCGCTCGCGGCTTACGTGGGATCGCTCAACACCGTGGGGCCCAGCCCGTTCCGCAACGCCGACGGCACGATGACCGCCAACGCGATCGCGGGCCAGGCGCTCTTCACCTCGCAAGGGTGCGCGACCTGCCACTCGGGTTCGGACTTCACCGATAGCGCACAGGCCGTGCTGCACAACGTGGGCACGATCAAGGCTTCGTCCGGGCGTCGCTTGAACCAGGCGCTCAC includes the following:
- a CDS encoding GMC family oxidoreductase — its product is MTDYDYIIVGAGSAGCLLANRLTADGKSSVLLLEAGGQDNWYWIDIPVGYLYTIGNPRTDWMFKTSPDPGLNGRQLGYARGKVLGGCSSINAMVYMRGQKSDYDYWASLGNPGWSWDEVLPLFKGMEDYYAGANEFHGAGGELRVEPPRVRWDILDAWREAAAQTGIPKIEEFNRGDNFGNAYFHMNQKRGVRWSATKAWLRPALGRSNLTLVQKAHAKKVRILVKDGHKRAQGIDYVVDGQGGDQHANARKAVILAAGAIGSPQLLQLSGIGPGKLLAGHHIPMVHKLEGVGANLHDHLQIRMVYKVDGCVTLNQRANSLWHKALMGAEYFLKKTGPLTMPPSQLGAFAKSDEDEPSANMEWHVQPLSLDKFGDALHAFGAITPSVCNLRPTSRGHVHITSTDPHAAPEILLNYLSTPEDKHVAVQGMRFTRRIMAADAMKPHCPEEWRPGPAVESDADLVKAAGDLGTTIFHPVGTCKMGHDPRAVVDERLRVRGIEGLRVVDASIMPRITSGNTNAPTYMIAEKGARMILEDDG
- a CDS encoding Ig-like domain-containing protein → MSSLRALLRVSAFACLLSLLGAPFASQAQGPGLPNLTYTTAELFKPLSTIHSFAGTAERGQGAVVMHDGYMLVIYAPDSGRAGGGFAFYDISNPRSPVLVSKRDESAIREPHGFGFTNSLGGHHAVVQSIRGVQFWDWTNVSSPVLLKDMTLPGIQESDYDLGAWWAFWQAPYVYVGGSGNGLYVINASDPRNPTLVRTVPTSTWGSFRVGPTFAVGNLLVMSSMDRSGLVTMDISDPSNPTLLRSVATGPAIYSATVNGDRIIAAGGEGFLYIYDISNPTSITEIRHSADMGGKGGYVSIQDGFAHVGASNNYAKVNLSDASIAGKGTSNIASRDEDFATVLGNLVFIGNDHGNGSVLVPHQTARDTTGPSVNMVSPKNNSTNQARTSRVGITLTDSVDLRTVTSTTFIVRPLGGATLPGKYSSQTGIVNFWPDAQLAPGTTYEVVVTAGGIKDWAGNGVPTQFTSRFTTAGTAGVSCTLATRTPARVGTSVSFAPGTVTGTGTLQYAWDFGDGSSTPFSSSPNATHTYATPFHYAAKLTVSNGSTGSCSANQTIHTQPTAIPARSTSTLAFDGTRNRVWAVNSDTNTVTAINTTNNTKALEQAVGQNPQTVAQAPDGRIWVANQGSGTISILNPDTGAVAQTVTLARGSRPFGVLFSPDNDAAYVTLQGTGQLVELNPTTGAVLGTISVGPWPRSMAITGDSTRLLISRFISPATRGEVVEVNTTTLAVTRTFALAASTNTDTESNGRGIPNYLGALAIQPDGARAWVPSKKDNTFRGAFRDGLPLTFESTVRTIVSQLDLATNAEVASARIDINDRDMANAVVFSPIGDYAFISTQGTNLVEVVDAYNRQIVTGLVNVGRAPRGMLLANGRLYVQNFMSRSVTVYDVSGILASTSNSYSQLATINTVATETLAANVLNGKRIFYNADDARMNKDKYISCASCHQDGGQDGRVMDFTDRGEGFRNTVALTGRRGTGQGRVHWTANFDEIQDFEHDIRNAFLGTGFMTDAQFNTGTRNTPLGDAKAGISTDLDALAAYVGSLNTVGPSPFRNADGTMTANAIAGQALFTSQGCATCHSGSDFTDSAQAVLHNVGTIKASSGRRLNQALTGFDTPTLKGVWETAPYLHDGSAATLLDVITTQNPNNLHGTTQSLNATQQQQLVAYLQQLDNTGDATGNLITTLSVKDTANAADWSIQASLQAGGTVYGDRTFTFTTVPASVTGIAWIRTANDSKSYTGNPTVTFSVTAAADVIVGLNDAGAKPSWVDATWTDTTENIVTREADGTSRTYSLYRKRFSPGTVSLGPWNNSASMYLVMAKP